The nucleotide sequence GGCGCGGAGTCCTACCTGAGCGGCTGATTCCTCTCCGGAAATATAAAGGATCTTGCAACCTTTGGAGATCATACTTCGACTGATCTCCAACACCAAGGTGGACTTACCTACACCGGGCTCTCCTCCGACCAAGATAAGACTTCCGGGAACAAGTCCTCCACCCAAGACCAGATCCAGTTCGGATAACCCGGTTGTGACCCGTTTCGTATTGTCTGCAGGAATGGAATCGATCGGGATCGGTTCCTTGTAACTCGCATTCTTTTTAAAAGAAGAAGGTACCGAAGAGGAGAAACGATCCCCTCCCGACTCCTCAACGATCGTATTCCATTTTCCGCAAGAGTCGCATTTTCCGGCCCAGCGGGAATATTCCTGACCGCAGGATTGGCAAAGAAAGATTTTTGTGATCTTCTTCTTCAATGCTCGAATAAAGTCTCCATTTGCAACCAATCGATTTGGTTGAAAACGGGAAGGCAAAGGAAGGCTTCCTGAGCCAGTTCATATCTTCCTTCTCGGATCAAGATCTGAGTCAGTTTTTGGGATAAGGATATCAAGAATAACACATCGCCGGAAGCATAATCGATCTGATCCTTGGTTAGAGTCTTAGCGCCCCAGTCGGAAGATTGATTCTTCTTGTCCAATACCTCGTCGAAGAATTCACGGATCAGATCCTTGAGTCCATGTTTGTCCGTATACGTACGAGCCAATTTGGAAGCGATCTTGGTACAGAAGATTCCCTTGGTCGCGATACCGAGTCGATAACGTAAAAATAATGTATCCATCCTAGCAAAATGGAATACCTTAGTGATCTCCGGATTTTCGAATAATTGCTTGAGAAGCGGAGCTTCTTTTTGATCGGGCAGGATCTGCACAAGGCTGACTCGATTCTTAGAATCACAGATCTGGACCACGCAGAGGCGGTCTCTTCTGGGATTCAAACCCATCATTTCACAATCTACAGATAAATGATCGTCTGCAAGATATTCCTTGAATCTCTCTTCGGAAAGATCTCCGGGAAATAGATCGGGTTTTGTAGTCGGTCGGTTGGATGCCATAAAGCCAAAATAATGAGATCCTATCTACGGTCCGCAAGAAAAGTCCGTTTCCTTTCCCGGTTTTTTTCCTTTTCTATCTTTCGAAGATGGAAACCATCGTCATAAAATGAAAGCTATCCTGCGCACTCGTGTCTACGAAGAAGAACGAAAATCACAATTTCAGTTTGCTCCCGGAAAGTCGGAAAGCCTAAGCGATTGTGGGAACTATAAGTTTTATTTTAAGTTAGTAAAATCCGCCGGGAAATCCACGTACTCTCCGGTCCTGGAATGGATTGCGGAGCGCAGGCCTCAGGCAGGATTGGAACTCTTGACTTTAGAATGGGAACTTCCTTCTCATGAGATCAAAGAAGGGAGGATCTTTCGCCATGGATACCAGTCCTGGAGCCTTTCCGCTTCCGAAGATCTGAAAGACTCGGATTTTTCTCCTAAGCTTTCCTTCTTACAATATTCCCAGGAGAATATTTATTCGGAACATGCAGGCGAACCAGGCAACTGGATCTCGGAGGCCTATGTGCTCCTTCTTCCGAAAGAAGAAGGGTCCAAGTTTTTTGCAGGTGCCATCTCCAAAGGAGAAGAAGGAGTCAAATTCAAGATCATTACGAATCCTTCTTCCAAGAAATCCAATACCGATATCCTCACGGGAGACATTCGCGTTGTTTACGATTTCTTCCGATTTGAGGATTTCAAGGGGAATAAACTTTCTCTTACCCATATCAGGATCTCCCGATTCACTGGAGAAGAATCCGTTTTCTTAAAGAGTTATTTTGCGGAACTAGGCAAGAACCTAAAAGTAAAACTCACGGAAACCCAAGTGCCGACAGGCTGGTGCTCCTGGTACCATTATTATACAAAGATCTCCGAAAAGATCATATTACAAAATTTGAAAGAACTTAGGACCAAGAACCTTGGGCTGAAGGTATTTCAGATAGACGACGGTTATCAGAAAGAGATCGGGGATTGGTTGGAGACAAACGATCGCTTTCCGGGAGGAATGGGATTATTATCCGACGCGATCCAATCCGAGAAACTGATCCCAGGGATCTGGCTCGCTCCTTTTCTGGTCCGTAAAAAATCCAAGTTCTTCCAGAAATTCCCGGAAGCAGTCTTAAAGGACAGAGAAGGGAATCCGGTTCCTGCCCTTTGGAATCCTCTTTGGGGAACGGACTATACTTATACTCTGGACGTAACCCATCCTGCATCCAAGGAATTCCTCACAAATGTGATCCGCACCTTCGTGAAAGAATACGGATACAAGTACCTGAAACTGGACTTCTTGTATTCCGCTCTTCTTCCCGGCTGGACCTATGACAGAAATCTTTCTCCTCATACTCGTTATATAGAAGCAATTCGTCTCATCCGAAAGGCAGCCGGCAAAGAGGTATTTCTTTTAGGCTGTGGAGCGCCCATACTTCCGTCCGTAGGACTATTCGATGCGATGCGGATTTCCTGCGATGTGGCCCCATTCTGGTACAGGGAAAAAGTACGGATACTCGCCAAGGACAGGAACGGTCTCTGCACAGAAAGAGCGCTGATCAACGATATTACCCGAGCTTCCATGCACAGAACTCTTTGGCTGAACGATCCGGATTGTCTCTTGGTTCGCCAGAAAAAGAACCATATGACGGAAGGACAGACCAAGATCATGGCGAATATCATGTCCCTTTCGGGAGGAATGTTATTCGTTTCCGACGAACTTTCTATGATCAGCAAGGAGAGGTTGGAGATCCTACAAAAGGCTTTGGCCCTTCAGGCAAAATGCCGCACGAAGGTCCCTCTTCCGATCGGCCTAGGCGATCAGTTTTTTCCGAATGCAATGTACAATCCTGCGGGATTCCTGGGCATCTGGAATCCAAGCGACGAGAAGAAGGAGATCCGACTTTCTCTCTTCTTCCCTTGGGACAAGAAAAATACGGTGGATTATTGGACCGGTGAAACTCCGAAATCCTTAGAGATAGATTCCAGAAAAAAATTATTACAAATTACCCTAGAGCCTTGGTCTACGGTTACCCTGCATTCCGGAAAACAAAGTTGACTCTCTTTGAATTTAACTTCAGAATTGGCCCGGCGTGCCTGAAACATTCCTCTCCGTTCTAGCGAGAAAGGGCCGCCAAAGAGGTATATCAATGAAGTATTTCCAAAAAATTCTAGGAGTGAGCCTGCTCTTGCTCGGCCTGGTCGGGTTCCAAAACTGTTTCATCTTAGATATCATTACTTCCACTTCTCAATCCATCTCCAAGTCTT is from Leptospira langatensis and encodes:
- a CDS encoding ribonuclease D — its product is MASNRPTTKPDLFPGDLSEERFKEYLADDHLSVDCEMMGLNPRRDRLCVVQICDSKNRVSLVQILPDQKEAPLLKQLFENPEITKVFHFARMDTLFLRYRLGIATKGIFCTKIASKLARTYTDKHGLKDLIREFFDEVLDKKNQSSDWGAKTLTKDQIDYASGDVLFLISLSQKLTQILIREGRYELAQEAFLCLPVFNQIDWLQMETLFEH
- a CDS encoding glycoside hydrolase family 36 protein, with product MKAILRTRVYEEERKSQFQFAPGKSESLSDCGNYKFYFKLVKSAGKSTYSPVLEWIAERRPQAGLELLTLEWELPSHEIKEGRIFRHGYQSWSLSASEDLKDSDFSPKLSFLQYSQENIYSEHAGEPGNWISEAYVLLLPKEEGSKFFAGAISKGEEGVKFKIITNPSSKKSNTDILTGDIRVVYDFFRFEDFKGNKLSLTHIRISRFTGEESVFLKSYFAELGKNLKVKLTETQVPTGWCSWYHYYTKISEKIILQNLKELRTKNLGLKVFQIDDGYQKEIGDWLETNDRFPGGMGLLSDAIQSEKLIPGIWLAPFLVRKKSKFFQKFPEAVLKDREGNPVPALWNPLWGTDYTYTLDVTHPASKEFLTNVIRTFVKEYGYKYLKLDFLYSALLPGWTYDRNLSPHTRYIEAIRLIRKAAGKEVFLLGCGAPILPSVGLFDAMRISCDVAPFWYREKVRILAKDRNGLCTERALINDITRASMHRTLWLNDPDCLLVRQKKNHMTEGQTKIMANIMSLSGGMLFVSDELSMISKERLEILQKALALQAKCRTKVPLPIGLGDQFFPNAMYNPAGFLGIWNPSDEKKEIRLSLFFPWDKKNTVDYWTGETPKSLEIDSRKKLLQITLEPWSTVTLHSGKQS